One window from the genome of Osmerus eperlanus chromosome 1, fOsmEpe2.1, whole genome shotgun sequence encodes:
- the LOC134024446 gene encoding LIM domain and actin-binding protein 1-like isoform X2: MDCGHKEMSQVELGFGGFYMDYFHSLVDHLFLLNGESVESLPPTLRSGNLSVLKKRWEHTGPPPQDKTVPLPTSKPRARITPPAVPRPPPPTENHSPTKSPGPLNTQEGQSIASHHPYLPAAIKPAEGGENQRAMEKKEMRTNEGEEEEGLMQVEEKVVSSPCRPLEKPSMPLNSLKMMFEKGEGGSIGKETRTGLRRTSSEDMDRLGGLSLSERVFESTSLRDRMAKYQAAVSKKDAARIGSSSMCASVSEMDGSHLSGKEIVPPGGVALVSPLESKIKKLPVHETNGTDMNSHPSSKSSPLSAAHSDPPKATRKFCLPVRETCIACLKTVYPLERLVADQHIYHNTCFRCVHCNTKLSLGNYASLHGNVYCKPHFSQLFKAKGNYDEGFGHRPHKELWTTRTDEEEDLLEEERARPKEVEEPTVVSHPAENNPAKQPSPTVEESPIAKVTDLAASLETLAHTNTSSNEKHSSVERPTETRRLRIAWPPSSEGDLGAGTGARGGSPSLEGAAGGRPWRAKWPPEGELLMSNQSPEQAELKSLRRSSSLKERSRPFSVAVTASSPLSLGPREPRRPIRPLLERRGSLEETRSWPQDPAQQAQGQAERGRDEREEKKPIGGGSSSEEEAESLPKQTENRKEQMSREKAAAAAAAVEDEEEEAPLKCQSASPEIPASPSSPLHVKHNRTSQDVGFWDGEEEGGEGEEELTVEQMIKRNRYYEEDDEEDDV, encoded by the exons TCCTCTGCCCACCAGCAAACCCCGTGCTCGCATTACCCCTCCAGCTGTGCCcagacctcccccccccaccgaaAACCATTCCCCAACCAAGTCCCCTGGACCCTTGAACACTCAAGAAGGTCAAAGTATAGCCAGCCACCACCCGTACCTCCCAGCAGCAATAAAgccagcagagggaggagagaaccagagagcaatggagaagaaagagatgagaacaaatgaaggagaagaggaggaagggttgATGCAGGTGGAAGAGAAAGTGGTGTCCAGCCCCTGCAGACCCTTGGAGAAACCCAGTATGCCTCTCAACAGTCTGAAGATGATGtttgagaagggagagggaggctccattggcaag GAGACAAGGACGGGACTGCGCCGGACCTCTTCAGAGGACATGGACAGACTTGGGG GCCTTTCCTTATCTGAGAGAGTGTTCGAGTCCACATCACTTAGGGACAGGATGGCAAAATACCAAGCTGCTGTGTCCAAAAAGGACGCTGCACGCATTGGGAGTTcatccatgtgt GCTAGTGTCTCAGAAATGGATGGAAGTCACCTCAGTGGCAAGGAGATtgtgccccctggtggtgtAGCTTTG GTATCACCTTTAGAGTCTAAAATCAAAAAACTGCCAGTTCATGAGACTAACG GCACTGATATGAATTCACATCCTAGCTCTAAGAGTAGCCCTCTGTCGGCTGCCCATAGTGATCCACCCAAGGCAACTAGA AAATTCTGCCTGCCTGTGAGGGAAACTTGCATTGCGTGCCTAAAGACTGTGTACCCTCTGGAGAGACTGGTGGCAGATCAGCACATTTACCACAACACCTGCTTCCGCTGTGTCCACTGCAACACTAAGCTCAG CTTGGGGAACTATGCCTCTTTGCATGGCAATGTCTACTGCAAGCCCCACTTTAGCCAGCTGTTCAAGGCCAAAGGAAACTATGATGAGGGCTTTGGACACCGGCCCCACAAAGAGCTATGGACCACCCGGACTGACGAAGAGGAGGACTTGttggaagaagagagagctaGGCCAAAGGAAGTTGAGGAACCGACAGTAGTTTCTCATCCAGCTGAGAACAACCCAGCCAAACAACCGAGCCCCACTGTGGAGGAGTCTCCCATAGCCAAGGTAACAGACCTGGCTGCCTCTCTGGAGACACTggcccacaccaacacaagTTCAAATGAGAAGCACAGCTCTGTGGAGAGACCAACAGAGACTCGCAGGCTGAGGATCGCCTGGCCCCCTTCTTCAGAGGGAGATTTAGGGGCTGGGACGGGTGCCCGAGGAGGAAGCCCCTCCTTGGAGGGAGCTGCTGGGGGTCGGCCATGGAGGGCGAAGTGGCCCCCAGAGGGAGAGCTGCTGATGTCCAATCAGAGCCCAGAGCAGGCAGAGCTGAAAAGCCTGAGGAGAAGCTCCTCTCTGAAGGAGCGCAGTCGGCCCTTTTCTGTGGCTGTCACCGCTAGTTCCCCTCTGTCCCTGGGCCCCCGGGAGCCCCGCCGACCCATCAGGcccctgctggagagaaggGGCTCTCTGGAGGAAACCCGCTCCTGGCCTCAGGACCCTGCCCAGCAGGCTCAgggccaggcagagagagggagggatgagagggaagagaagaagCCCATTGGAGGAGGCAGCAGCTCAGAGGAGGAAGCTGAAAGTCTTCCAAAGCAGACGGAGAATAGAAAGGAACAAATGTCAAGAGagaaagcagcagcagcagcagcagcagtggaagatgaggaggaagaagcGCCTCTGAAATGCCAAAGTGCCTCACCAGAAATCCCAGCATCCCCCTCTTCACCTCTGCATGTCAAACACAACCGCACCTCCCAGGATGTGGGATTCTGGGAtggggaagaagaggggggagaaggggaggaggagctgacagTGGAGCAGATGATCAAGAGGAATCGCTACTATGAAGAAGATGATGAGGAAGATGATGTCTGA
- the LOC134024471 gene encoding SPRY domain-containing protein 3-like, which produces MDDINLHHRFLNWRRRIREIREVRAVRYRERFKRMLREGDILSYQGNSDEVDCYVAPRPLSKGHSYFEVTIIDTGVRGMIAVGLVPQGYKLDHQPGWLPHSVAYHADDGKMYNGNTVGQQFGPKCNRGDRIGCGIYLDSFENDQTTVFFTKNGKEVGTVVVPGIPEGLYPAVGMHSLGEEVQLDLQAEWGTEEEDGLMMVDSHEDEWGRLHDVTVTGTLLEYVGKGKSIVDVGLAQACRPLSTRCHYYELEITDAGEKCYIALGLARRDYPKNRHPGWSRGSIAYHADDGKMFQGSGVGDPFGPRCLEGDVMGCGIMFPRDYILDSGDDSDDGEPEVRAKQRRVHNDLYMNDEDQEEDGEELEPELEGRKVTVFFTRNGKVVGRREVAVPAGGFYPTIGMMSTGEKVRVDLHPLSG; this is translated from the exons ATGGACGATATCAACCTGCACCATCGCTTCCTGAACTGGAGAAGGAGGATACGAGAGATTCGCGAGGTGCGGGCGGTCCGGTACCGTGAGCGGTTCAAAAGgatgctgagggagggagacatacTCAG TTACCAAGGCAACTCTGACGAAGTTGATTGTTATGTAGCTCCTCGACCACTATCGAAAGGACACAGCTATTTCGAG GTGACCATCATTGACACAGGAGTGAGGGGGATGATAGCTGTTGGTCTGGTGCCTCAGGGCTACAAGCTGGACCATCAGCCAGGATGGCTCCCACACTCTGTGGCCTACCATGCTGATGATGGCAA GATGTACAATGGCAACACTGTTGGACAGCAGTTTGGGCCCAAATGTAATCGTGGTGATCGTATCGGCTGTGGGATTTATCTGGATTCTTTTGAGAATGACCAGACAACTGTATTCTTCACCAAAAACGGCAAAGAA GTTGGCACAGTGGTAGTCCCTGGTATTCCGGAGGGTCTCTACCCTGCCGTGGGAATGCACTCACTGGGAGAGGAGGTACAGCTGGACCTGCAGGCTGAGtgggggacagaggaggaggatggactgATGATGGTGGACAGCCATGAAGATGAGTGGGGCCGTCTGCATGATGTCACAGTCACGGGAACG CTGTTGGAGTATGTGGGGAAGGGGAAGAGCATCGTGGATGTGGGTTTGGCCCAGGCTTGCCGGCCCCTCAGCACACGCTGCCACTACTACGAGTTGGAGATCACAGACGCGGGAGAGAAGTGTTACATCGCCCTGGGACTGGCACGCCGG GACTACCCCAAGAACAGACACCCGGGCTGGAGCAGGGGGTCTATAGCCTACCATGCAG ATGATGGGAAGATGTTCCAGGGGAGTGGGGTAGGAGACCCCTTTGGTCCTCGCTGTTTAGAAGGAGACGTGATGGGCTGTGGGATCATGTTTCCCAGAGACTACATCCTGGACAGCGGAG ATGACAGTGATGATGGGGAGCCGGAGGTGCGGGCTAAGCAGCGTCGGGTTCACAACGACCTGTACATGAATGACGAAGAtcaagaggaggatggagaggagctgGAACCTGAGCTGGAGGGGCGGAAGGTCACG GTGTTCTTTACCCGAAACGGGAAGGTGGTGGGACGGAGAGAGGTTGCTGTTCCAGCAGGGGGGTTCTATCCCACCATCGGCATGATGAGCACGGGGGAGAAGGTCAGAGTGGACCTACACCCCCTCAGCGGCTGA
- the LOC134024446 gene encoding LIM domain and actin-binding protein 1-like isoform X3 — protein MESGSFNRRSWASQSLRVTAKELSLISGRGKTNAIAERFSKYQRAAESNAEKKKAETRTGLRRTSSEDMDRLGGLSLSERVFESTSLRDRMAKYQAAVSKKDAARIGSSSMCASVSEMDGSHLSGKEIVPPGGVALVSPLESKIKKLPVHETNGTDMNSHPSSKSSPLSAAHSDPPKATRKFCLPVRETCIACLKTVYPLERLVADQHIYHNTCFRCVHCNTKLSLGNYASLHGNVYCKPHFSQLFKAKGNYDEGFGHRPHKELWTTRTDEEEDLLEEERARPKEVEEPTVVSHPAENNPAKQPSPTVEESPIAKVTDLAASLETLAHTNTSSNEKHSSVERPTETRRLRIAWPPSSEGDLGAGTGARGGSPSLEGAAGGRPWRAKWPPEGELLMSNQSPEQAELKSLRRSSSLKERSRPFSVAVTASSPLSLGPREPRRPIRPLLERRGSLEETRSWPQDPAQQAQGQAERGRDEREEKKPIGGGSSSEEEAESLPKQTENRKEQMSREKAAAAAAAVEDEEEEAPLKCQSASPEIPASPSSPLHVKHNRTSQDVGFWDGEEEGGEGEEELTVEQMIKRNRYYEEDDEEDDV, from the exons GAGACAAGGACGGGACTGCGCCGGACCTCTTCAGAGGACATGGACAGACTTGGGG GCCTTTCCTTATCTGAGAGAGTGTTCGAGTCCACATCACTTAGGGACAGGATGGCAAAATACCAAGCTGCTGTGTCCAAAAAGGACGCTGCACGCATTGGGAGTTcatccatgtgt GCTAGTGTCTCAGAAATGGATGGAAGTCACCTCAGTGGCAAGGAGATtgtgccccctggtggtgtAGCTTTG GTATCACCTTTAGAGTCTAAAATCAAAAAACTGCCAGTTCATGAGACTAACG GCACTGATATGAATTCACATCCTAGCTCTAAGAGTAGCCCTCTGTCGGCTGCCCATAGTGATCCACCCAAGGCAACTAGA AAATTCTGCCTGCCTGTGAGGGAAACTTGCATTGCGTGCCTAAAGACTGTGTACCCTCTGGAGAGACTGGTGGCAGATCAGCACATTTACCACAACACCTGCTTCCGCTGTGTCCACTGCAACACTAAGCTCAG CTTGGGGAACTATGCCTCTTTGCATGGCAATGTCTACTGCAAGCCCCACTTTAGCCAGCTGTTCAAGGCCAAAGGAAACTATGATGAGGGCTTTGGACACCGGCCCCACAAAGAGCTATGGACCACCCGGACTGACGAAGAGGAGGACTTGttggaagaagagagagctaGGCCAAAGGAAGTTGAGGAACCGACAGTAGTTTCTCATCCAGCTGAGAACAACCCAGCCAAACAACCGAGCCCCACTGTGGAGGAGTCTCCCATAGCCAAGGTAACAGACCTGGCTGCCTCTCTGGAGACACTggcccacaccaacacaagTTCAAATGAGAAGCACAGCTCTGTGGAGAGACCAACAGAGACTCGCAGGCTGAGGATCGCCTGGCCCCCTTCTTCAGAGGGAGATTTAGGGGCTGGGACGGGTGCCCGAGGAGGAAGCCCCTCCTTGGAGGGAGCTGCTGGGGGTCGGCCATGGAGGGCGAAGTGGCCCCCAGAGGGAGAGCTGCTGATGTCCAATCAGAGCCCAGAGCAGGCAGAGCTGAAAAGCCTGAGGAGAAGCTCCTCTCTGAAGGAGCGCAGTCGGCCCTTTTCTGTGGCTGTCACCGCTAGTTCCCCTCTGTCCCTGGGCCCCCGGGAGCCCCGCCGACCCATCAGGcccctgctggagagaaggGGCTCTCTGGAGGAAACCCGCTCCTGGCCTCAGGACCCTGCCCAGCAGGCTCAgggccaggcagagagagggagggatgagagggaagagaagaagCCCATTGGAGGAGGCAGCAGCTCAGAGGAGGAAGCTGAAAGTCTTCCAAAGCAGACGGAGAATAGAAAGGAACAAATGTCAAGAGagaaagcagcagcagcagcagcagcagtggaagatgaggaggaagaagcGCCTCTGAAATGCCAAAGTGCCTCACCAGAAATCCCAGCATCCCCCTCTTCACCTCTGCATGTCAAACACAACCGCACCTCCCAGGATGTGGGATTCTGGGAtggggaagaagaggggggagaaggggaggaggagctgacagTGGAGCAGATGATCAAGAGGAATCGCTACTATGAAGAAGATGATGAGGAAGATGATGTCTGA